taatttttcttcctaCCTTAGTTGTAGGTAGTcgtttaaaatctaatttatctGACAACTTAGCGTGTAGTCCAGCTAAGagcatattttataatgttttatatatggCTATAGGCCTATCTAATGTTTTTGAAGGATATAAGTCACGATTTTACACCAAAGTGAAATTggcattaaatttaaattcagaAATTGCTTACCATATTTTCTATTGAGATAGCGAGATAGAGCTGCTTGTGTGACTCCCACCATCACATCATTGATTGTCtggcaaataaaaaatataaaaatgtaatgAGTTCATGAGAGTAATGTTAGGAATACCAAAATTTAGGTAATTTGCATGAGAAACGTATATCaacactttgttttattttctacaGTGAGGACAGTTTGATATATAGTAAATGGCTTACAGCATTCATGGCATTCTTGACTAGCTTAACATCCTCCAAACTCACAGTTCGATGAACAATCCGCCGTGGAGTAGATCCAACGCCTGATGGACCTTTGAGTGGCGTTTTTGTATCGTCCAAGAAGAAAATTGTGATTAAAAACATAACAACATCAACCAAAGTATTCCAATATATCAGCAACACCGAAAATAGCTTGATGAAATGTTGGAGAAGCCCTCCACTAGAACTGCAGGGTTTCTGTTTCTTTGAGATTGGAAGTGTTGGAAGCGCCTCAGGATCAGATGCTTTGCGGGTAAAAGACATGAAAAGTGACATGAGAGACGTCCCATCTCCAATGGAGTGGTGGACTCGGAGAATGCCTACGGATTCAGCATTAGATGTTTTGATGTTGAGGAGATGAAGATCCCACATAGGTATAGACATACTGATCTTAGTTGTGCTCAAATTAGAGACGTAATCTTCTACGTACATATCAGGAAAGTCcatatttgggtcaattgtaggGAATTTGACATGGTTGTCCAAGTCAACCTCTGTTCTAACCCATTTGAGCTGGCCCCCATATTTCTCATCGGGAACCTGTTACATATAAATTTGAGGTCATTAATGAaaagacaggaaaaaaaaaaaaaaccttaaagttTGATATGAAGTACCGATCCTTTGTTACCATAAAAAATTGTAACAgtgattattaataattaattattagtgTACAGAAATACGATAAAGATGAATTCCAAAAGAAAAAGGTGACAAAAAACACGTACGATTAGTGCATGCTCCGTATCCCTAAGCCATGGGAAACTGTTCATAATATTTCAAAGATATTGActtatggataaaaaaaaaaaaaaaacagaacttgCCTGCAAACTACAGAAACGAGGATGTTTAAGCAAAGTATTCCCCAGATTTGCTCTCATAACTTCTGGATTGATTTTGGTCTGAAAGCCGATTATGATAATGATGTACACGTTGGAGTCGGGTTCATGAAACATCCGAGCCATTGGACTCAAAGGTTGCTGATCTTCAACAGTGCTGCTCAGAACATTCTCAACATTTTTAGCTGTTTGAATTGGTTTAATGGCTCGGGTCCTCATTCGTTAATCTTTGAGAATAGAGGCAAATAATGCAGGTGTGTCAGTGCGTGCAAGGGTATCCTGTTTTTCTTCAAGCTCTATGTTTTGGTCACAACACTTCTTGGATACGCCCCCTTCTTATAGAACAGCAAACTGCATGCGTGCATGTTTCACACCTTGTGTTTCATAGAAAAGTCACAGAAACAACTAATTAATGAAGATGTGATTGAAATGGCATCTCAATTTCGAACCAACTTTTCGTGTTTTCATTATAAATGCTTCGCAGATAGTAGGTATATACATTCATGAATCATGATATTgatatttaatatcattattcgTAGCATTGTTCACGTTACAGAATTCTGTCACTGGTCCCCCAACTGTTTTACTTCCATTCATTTTGCTCCtcaaacttttgtttctttcaatttggtccatgaaagttcctctttttttttttttccagattttctttttattctctctaGATTGAATTCTATGGCATTGCTTGTGTTTTGGCATTGCTTGTGTTTTGGAGTTttctctttttgaaaaaaaaagaagaaatgtaaTTAGTTAACATGGGAAAATTGATTGGAAAAAAgctatttttgaataaaaacaactaaattaagtttggtcaaaggaaaatataattatcttttataCTATTGAGActaaatgattaattttataaactagaAGGACTATaacctaattaataaaaactaaaatagacaCGGATGTTTTATTGCGCACAAAATGCAATTCCACCCTTCAAAATGACTTCGTTTTTGGTTTAATGGCTTGGATCCTCATTCGTTGATCTTTGAGAATATAGGGTATCCTGTTTTTCTTTAAGCTCTATGTTTTGGTAGCAACACTCCATGGATATGCCTCCTTCTAGAACAACAAACTGCATGTTTCACTCGTTGTAATAGAAAAGTATTTCTGTTTTCAtagaaaattcacaaaaaagaagaagaaactctCATAAATAATCTGTAATGATGGAAGTTTATCGTGAATCATGTGATTTTTTGGGAAGGAAGAACAGTTTAATTTGGATTGTACAAGGAACAACTAATTAATGAAGATATTGATTGAAACGACATCTCATTTTCGAACAAGTTTTCGTATTTTCATTATAAATGCTTCGCACAGGTAggtatatagatttttttttttttggtaactcggggtgtccggaccagcttacgcacaccacgactaatcctcggacctactgaacatcctgcaagcctagTAAACAAGTAAGGCACCGCGGAGGTGACAAGCTGGTGCACAGAGAAAATCAAACTCGGGACAGTTACCTATCACAAATGGTAGGAAAGTTACTAGTGATgtcttggatttatttttttaaagataactagtttttattttataatttttaaaattattataaatttatataatcattaattttaaatttataggaTTAATTgagctatatatataaactagcaagaatatttatattaatctaaaaaaaaaagcaaataaaaaatccaacaatGCTCGGATTTGTAATTGGTTTAATTAACTCAttgtttcttgtttaatttctgtGAATTTGATACCagaaatttcaaatatttatacttgCAATTAATAACTTACACTAATATATTCATGATATTGATATTTAGTCATCAAATTGGTGTTTTATTATCACTCATCTACTATTCATCATCTCCCATATCATATCATTATTGATACCATTGTTTACAATacaaaattttatctttcatcttttaatttttttattttgattcattttgcttctcaaacttttatttctttaaatttggtCATGaaagttccttttttttctacattttctttttattctctttaaaTTGAATTCTATAGCATTACTTAAGTtttgaagatttaaaaaaaaaattcaatggtatgtcaatttttacattaaataatttaaaatcattctataaaaatataaaagaaaaggcatcaAAACTGACATTTCTAAACTTTGAGAGTTTATTATCCTTTTATTGTTGAACCATTGTAAAATTTCTaccattttttcaattttttgcttATTATTCTTTTCCTTTAAATCACATTATTGCACaacataattaattagtccttgtagtttaacaaaatattatttcatccCCACGATATTAAAATCCACTTATAACTTGATCCttgctttaatttattttgttttctctttttgaaaaaaaaaaaaaaaggaaatgtaaTTAGTTAACATCGGAaaattgattggaaaaaaaatatttttaaataaaaaacaactaaattaagTTTGTTCAAAggacaatataattattttttatactattgaGACTAActgaataatttttataaaatataaggaCTATAacctaattaataaaactaaaatagacATGGATGTTTCATTGtgcataaaatgaaattaaatcccTCAAAATAACATCGTTTTTGGTGTTGCCTCTGCACCCCCTAACCTATTAATTGTCACGacgaataaaataagaaataaatcctAAATAGAAAAATGTTGATGTGGAGTGGAACAACATCATCTATCTATGAGTCATAAACTACAACAATCTTCACCTTGATGAATATTCACGTTTTAGGAGAAAACTAGGAAAAACTCCACCCGAAATAATAGGTTAGACACGGCTAgccattattttctttttggttttgcaAGTGGGCTTCTCTAccttcaaaagaagaagaagatgaacattgACTttgaaacaacatcattttggGATGGAAATGCTCATCTTTCAATTTGGTCACTAAAGTTCTAACATTTTGCAATCAAGCCCCCCTATTCATGgaaatttcctttttattttcttaatttcccTCACGTAAATTGCAATTAGACCCCTCCACTTCGACGTTATTTATAAACTAGTCTTTGATCTAATTGTTCTAGGCGACCTGCtagatgatgaaaaatacaaggattttttttttaagtggtctaattgttcgaGGCAACCTACCTGAtggtgaaaaacatgaaaatttttcATAAGTGATCTAATTGTTCCAAGCGACCTGCCCGATGGTGAAAaatatagagatttttttaaagtggtctaattgttctatGCGACTTACCTGTTAGTGAAAAAATGGTGTGAgatttaaatgtttcaaaagtGATCTAATTCTCATGGGCAATCTGCTCGTTGGTGAAAAAGTCTGAGactttgatgttttaaaaatagtcAAATTCTCATGGGGACCTGCCTAGGTGAAAACTCgaaggttaatttttttgttggtctcattataatgagTGACCTACTTATTGATGAAATATATGATTATTGTTTTCAAGTTGGTCTAATTCACATGGACAACTTGTCCAGATGAAAAACTCGAGGGTTTTTTTCAACATTGCTCTCATtataataggtgacctacccttTGATGAAAGATAtgaagagattatttttttcggATTGgtctaattctcatgggcgaCCTACTCAGGTGAAAAACTTTATGGTTTTTATTGTGATGAGTGACTTTTCCAATTCAATAATACCAGGATTTTTAGGTGGCATAATTTCATGAGCAGCCTGCCTTGGTCAAATATCAAAGgttctcattgtgatgggtgacttttctaaatgaaaaatatgagaATTTTTCGAGTGGCTGAATTTTCATTGTTGACCTGCCCAAGTAAAAAATCAAAGGTTcttattgtgatgggtgaccttttcaattgaaaaatacgaggattttcaATTCTTGGCCATTTCAAGGTGGTCTTCCTTTTGATGGATCCCATTGAGGATTTATCTTATGAATATGTGCAAAACACATTGTTCAAAGTTAGATAATATATATGCATCtcacctgatttgaaatatagccCCCATCACTTCTCAATCTTTTTGTTGCTTGATTGGCGGggacttgttattttttattcaagtcatcttcatcatttggctcctagcccactcgagttggcaTATATAGGTCTTTTTAGAATGTTTGCAATTTTACTCAGCTTGGTCTTTATGATGCCCATCGTGccctataaataataaagtttaaaatattatttcaaaaggttttttttttatttcatattaaaaaaacataacttttttcttatgaatgtaaacatagagtatatatactaaaaggttttaaattctacattaaaaaaataaaaaattcttctgGTATTTATACAGTGGACTTTGAAAATGGttaataatcaactaaaaaatataaaaattttggttaggagaaaaaacacatttggaaaaaaaaaaaagaaaaaaagataagaaatggaGTCTCAACTGGGTTTTGTCAGGTTACTTGGGTCATAGATCAATTGGATTTTGCTAGGTTTTTATCCATCCTAGTCTTTTGACTTACACGAACCACTCCAGCTATCAAATCAACTTGTCGAGCCGGTTCAAGTTTAATagcaaactatatttttaaaacaaattcccCCACGCTTGGATGAGACCCACGCATATAGGTTCCCACTCTAGCCTATCACCTTCACTTTAGATTATCCAATTCAAGCAACTAATATAAAATCCCATGCAATTCAAATCCAAGCCAAGCAATTAAATCCCAGGCAACAAAATCCAGAAAATTCCAAGCCAAGAAAATTTAAGCCATTCAAACTCATTGCTTCACACTAGTTATTTctattgtttttcttgtatattattttattcttttacatttattaacttaaatattaaagaattttcTAGCCAGCACAGAGAACTGTAGTAGAATCATGTTTTCAAACAGTAAATTAGCGAAGAACAAAATGATgtgacaaaagaaaagaacccAAAAGACTTGCCTGATTTTGAtgcttaaacaaataaaaaaatcttcataaaaGATGAACTTCAAAGAGATGAAGAAATCACACTAGACATGAACTCGCAGTTCATTAGGTGAAAAGTAACTCTCAGGATAATTGATGAACACTAGACATGAATAGTTCTTTCTGTTCTGCTTGAATCACCTCTAACTTGATCTCATATTTAAAATTCACTACAAAGCCATGTTCTCAGCTTTTGCCAGCAAACACAAATTCCAATCTCAAAAAGGAGAAACACTCCTCCTACAAACCGATTTATCCCGCTCAAACACTGTTGTTCCAAAAGCCATCCAATGGAAAGACATATCCCTTCCAGAAGATTGGGTCCTTGAAGGTGCAGCACCACCAGAAAAACAACTAGACCATTTTGTTTGGCagtatgaaagaaaatatgtaaaTGTTTGAAATGTTGATCAATGGAATGTGAAAAAATAAGCACATCGTCAATGTAAACAATGCAGAATTTTGAATGTGCATTAAAAATGTCATTCATGATGCGCTGAAATTCAGATGGAGCTTTTTTTAGACCAAAGGGCATGACAACACAAACAGGACTGATAATAATAACAGcaataattaaagatttaaacagataacaataataataacattaaaataaatactcagTAAGTGGCGTtattatacctgagaatgatctaaaagatcgggtcacaggtttccagcctatatactggttttttgaaaaaaaaatcaaagaaataatacaaacagatttctgatgcgaatgaacaaggcaagaccaacaatgtcaggatccttgatcaaacacagagcatacttaatgtacataaaatttaacaatatataatttaacaagaatataaataatgaaaatagaatCTTACTTAAATTTGTAAATTAACACAAGAGATACTGGGTACAAAGGAGAATTGATATGGGTTACAGGTTATGAGTTACAATGGAGAATAAGGTTTTTCTATCTAGGAAATTAATAGTCTGTCCTATAAAGCATTTGGAGTCCCCTTTTATAGACGAGTTGGCATGGAAGAAGCCAAAATGCCTGGTGACAAAAAAGGAAGGTGCCCATTTGATGACGGAGAAGGAAGATGCCCATGTGGGGACGGAGGAGGAAGATGCCCATGTGGTGACGGAGAAGGAAGATGCCCATATGGAGACAGGAAAGGAAAATGCTCATGTGGTGACAGAAGATGCCCATGTGGTGACAGGAAAGGAAGATGCCCATGTTTTTTATGGGGCCTTCATCTGTTGTCTTGCTGCTACCGACACCGGTTTTGTCTGTTTGTAGTAACaggtaataaaaaagaaagcctAAAACAAAAaggcttaaaataaaaagagactCAAAACAGGTGAGTCTAAAATAGGGCTCTTGAACAGATGAgcctaaaattaaattttttttttattattttcgcTTGATAGGTGGTAATATACCAAAACAATCATCTTCATTATCATTTCCAAGGGAAATGGCAGGAGATGTCGATCCAGATGAGCTGGATTGGGACAAGACCATGTTCGGGTCTTGGCTTTGTATAATGCTTTGGACTATTTGTAGGTATTCTTCCTCAGTTCTAGCAGAGGAAAGGAGAGCTGCCGTTTGAGCCTTTCTGGCTAGAAACTTCGATTGAGGATGATGATCAATGATGGGAgctgtttgatgtttttgtaaccATTCCGTAACTGCTAATTTGGAACTTTTGGATTCAGCTGCAAAAGAATCCCAccatttgattttgaacttgCGAACCAAAACTGGATGTCCGTTTTGTAAATTATAATCATAGAACCATGAACATACCCACGGCACAAAAAATTTTGTACAGAAAATGAGTAGGGAAGGGAACTTCCTTTCAGAAGGGGCTGGTTGgaagttgtttttgaaatggAGGTAGCCGTTTTCAACCAAAGGATGGTCTTTAAGGTAATCAACATGACAACCATAGTAGTCCCACCATTGGAGGAACCAGAGGGGGAGGTTTGTAGTATCCATGTCATTATGGAAGTAGAAAAGCCAAGAATGACTATGGTTTGGATTTTGTAGGAGGAAGGCATTGAACCATGCCTGTTGGTAATCCCAGTATGTATAGGTGGTATTAAAGTCCTGGGGGTTTGTACGGAAGTGTATGGGGAAGGAAAGAGGTTGATGTAAGGGTTGTCCCCAATCTTTAGGGTGAAGGATTTTGTGAATGATACATGTAGAATATGCCGGTTCAGTGTGATCGGAATGAAGTTTGAAGTGTTTGAATTTGACAGAATTAGTAATCTCAAGGATTGCGGCATAATAGGACTGTGGTTTGGCTAGAGTCCAGGGTTTGTAGTACCAATTTGGAGGGAAAATTTTTGAAGCAGCAATGGAAGggttttcatgataaaatcctTCTTccatagttaaaatattttgaaaagtaggtttgaaaatatatttggatttggTTTTTGGAAAACTGGTTTGTTGTAAAGAAAGGAGGGGTTTTGAAGTGGAAATGCCTCCTTGATGTTTTGAAAGTGGTTTAGAAATACTACCTGTTTGAGAGACAGAATCACCGGAGGTCTGTTGAGAAACTTTTTGTAGGGCCAGGAGTAATTCTGGCGATTTGGAAATGGTGTCGACCCAATGCTGGACGGCGTCTGTTTGGGGTTTTGaagtttcttcctcttctttaatCACTGCCTCATACCACGATTTGACCGGTTTAGCAGCTAAGATAGCGGAAGACATGAGTTTTGTAGAAGGTTTTGGGCTCTCTGGTTTTGTAGGCTGGGTTTGAGGGGCTTTCCCCTTGTCTTTGGCCTTTGCTTTCGGAGGCATCAAGACCTGTTTTGAAGGAATTCTCGGGTTAGGAAATCTGGAATGGAATTTGAATCTCCTTTAATGTACACAATATCAAAgtcaaaaatacttaaaatagcTTGCCATCGggcaaaaatttgttttgaagcaaGATTTTGGACATCTTTTTGCAGAACTTCTTTTGCGGATTTACAATCAACACGTAGAAGAAATTTTTGATTTAGTAAAtcactttgaaattttgtaataCAGAGAACAATTGAAAGGATCTCCTTTTTTATAGTAGAGTAATTTTTCTGGCAATCATTCCAGTGGGCGGATGTGTACTGGAGGATCTGTTCTTTGTTATCGTGAACCTGTTTGAGAATGCCACCATATCCTAAGTCAGAAGCATCAGTCTCAACTATCTTAGGAGCTAACGGGTTAGCTAGATGGAGGAGGGGAATGGTTTGGACCTGTTGCTTAATCTGTTTTACGAGGTTGGTATGAAGGTCGGACCAAGGAATGGGGTTTGTTTTTAACCTATCATGTAAGGGTTTTGCTAGACGGCTAATATTGGGGTAGTAGtctaaaacataattaagaCTGCCTAAAAACCTTTGCAATTGGGTTTATCGGTGATCTTATCAGGAAATTTGTTTGTAAAGGTAAGGGACCTCTCTATTGGTGTTACAGTGCCTTGGCAAATATAATGGCCTAGGAATCGGACACGAGTTTGAAATAGAGAAATTTTGGTCTTAGAAACAACTAGACCATTTTGTTTGGCagtatgaaagaaaatatgtaaaTGTTTGAAATGTTGATCAATGGAATGTGAAAAAATAAGCACATCGTCAATGTAAACAATGCAGAATTTTGAATGTGCATTAAAAATGTCATTCATGATGCGCTGAAATTTAGATGAAGCATTTTTTAGACCAAAGGGCATGACATTCCATTCATATTGACCAAAGGGAACTGTAAAAGCAGTTTTGTATCTATCTTTTGGATCAATCTATATTTGCCAAAATCCAgatttcatatcaaatttagaaaatataaatgcaGAGTGCAATTTTTGtaacaaatcttttttgttaGGGATTGGATATCTGATCCATTTGAGAGCGGTATTCAAAGGTTTGTAATTGATCACAAGTCTTGGTGTGCCTCGTTCGATTTCAGAGTTTTTATTCACATAGAAGGCGGCACACGACCAGGGTGATCTAGACTTTTGGATAAGACCTTTAGACTCGAGATCATGGATTTCAAGTCTGCAATGCTGTTCTAAATCAGCATTCATTTGTATGGGCCTTGCTTTTGTAGGGATTAGTTTTTCTGAAAAACTATCTTCATATGGAAGATCAACaatgtgttgttttcttttccaaaaagcATTAGGCAGGTCCGAACAAATCTGTTGCTCAATCTTATTTTGTAAATCAAcgattttcttttgtaaatcaGGGTTTTGAAGTTGTTTGGTTATACGACAAAAAGAAACATGGTTTTGTAAATCATGTAAATGGAATTGTTTGCCATGAATTAGTGCATTGATTTGATAAGTATGTATGGAGCAtgctttaattaaattcaaatttctagtTTTAGACTGTTCTAAAAATGGGAAAATAAGTTTGATGCCATTGATTTTGGAGGTCATGCAATTATGATGTGCTTGATATGGAGTGATCATGTCAATGAATGGAGTACCGAGAATGATAGTATGATTGATATCTtttgtaacaacaaaaaatgttttaagaaaGAGGCCTTTGTTGAAAACAGAGGCTTGAGTTTTTCCTGCAATatgtaattttgaattattagcaGCAGAGAGTTTTTCAGATGTATTTTGCAAAAATCTTTTTGGAACCACTCCTTCTTTGATGCAGTTCAAATCTGCACCTGTGTCAAATAAGGCGATGGTGTCAAGTTTGAAATCTTCTGAGAAAATAAGAGTaatgctaattaaatatttttttgaagatatttgtGTTAATACATTTAGAAAATCATCTGGAATATGCTCAATATTTGTAAGTGTATGTGGTAATGCATGAGTTTCAATGGTTTGATCTTCTGTATCAGACTCACTATCAGACTGGCTTTCAATTTTGGATAAAAGATGTTGTAGTATGGCAGAGTCTTTTTGTTGGGCTTGTTTGAGGGATTGTAATTCAGATTTGAGGGTTTTTATCTCAGAATGTAATTCTGGAATGGTAACagtggttttggatttctttttattaaggaTTTTTGTAAGATCATAAGTATTGGTGCTGGTAGCGGGTAATATAGAGCGGCTAGATGATGGAGGGTTTTCTGGCTGATTGAACTCTTTCCATAATTTGTCTAGATAGGTCTTTTGAAGGTGAGGATCATCAAGTCTTTTGATAGCTTCAAGAATGAATTCCTGGTCTTGGGTTAAGAcgttgatttgtttggagttgGTAGAGGTATCTGAAGCAGCACTGGTAGTTGCTATTTCATCAATTTGAAATTCTTCTTCAGAAATGTCTGAAGAAGAGTGGTCAGTGTCTGTAGCT
This genomic stretch from Populus alba chromosome 19, ASM523922v2, whole genome shotgun sequence harbors:
- the LOC118027831 gene encoding wax ester synthase/diacylglycerol acyltransferase 11 — translated: MRTRAIKPIQTAKNVENVLSSTVEDQQPLSPMARMFHEPDSNVYIIIIIGFQTKINPEVMRANLGNTLLKHPRFCSLQVPDEKYGGQLKWVRTEVDLDNHVKFPTIDPNMDFPDMYVEDYVSNLSTTKISMSIPMWDLHLLNIKTSNAESVGILRVHHSIGDGTSLMSLFMSFTRKASDPEALPTLPISKKQKPCSSSGGLLQHFIKLFSVLLIYWNTLVDVVMFLITIFFLDDTKTPLKGPSGVGSTPRRIVHRTVSLEDVKLVKNAMNATINDVMVGVTQAALSRYLNRKYGKNKKDGGVAEGNCNLPKNIRLRATSFVNLRPYLGNEGVAEKTKSSSNVRLGNLIGYVLFPFTIALREDALDYVRSAKATGKRKKASLEALCTYFMARTFLKLFGTKLASFPTQTTLWFSNVAGPSEEITLYGHQVAYIAPTCFGQPNALMIHVVSYANKMNIILSVDEGIVPDPHQLCDDLEESLKLIKHAVIYKGLVDFRVY